From a region of the Haloferax volcanii DS2 genome:
- a CDS encoding sensor histidine kinase: MNVSRLVSAGSLSLTGVALFVVVSNSVASVASDLAGLVAAAFGLIISVLFVAVGPVVYRSDLKTSHVARVAGWNLLGVAVTVFVLALIGSYQQAAGGTVSEPLFSAAVVVGVSAVAHVLIGLNDVRRIRTRELSEQYKRSAVINRLVRHNLRHTAQLLLGWGDRLATDGGDDETVRIGQRLKATGDDLGTMSDQVKTVTQLVDNDHGGETVDLRELLDPLVDDRSAANPEATITVRGDGSAAVVGGKKLQIAFREIVDNALEHAGSAPTVEIAYERVGSEVVVRIADDGPGIPDHQRELIEQNVEESDLAHGNGLGLWLSKWIVEAYGGELHLPPTDDGEGAVVEFHLDAA; the protein is encoded by the coding sequence GTGAACGTCTCTCGTCTCGTTAGCGCGGGGTCACTCAGTCTCACCGGAGTGGCCCTATTCGTCGTCGTCTCGAACAGCGTCGCCTCGGTCGCATCCGACCTCGCCGGCCTCGTCGCCGCGGCCTTCGGCCTCATCATCTCCGTGCTCTTCGTCGCCGTCGGCCCCGTCGTCTACCGAAGCGACCTCAAGACCAGCCACGTCGCCCGCGTCGCCGGCTGGAACCTCCTCGGCGTCGCCGTCACCGTGTTCGTCCTCGCGCTCATCGGGAGCTACCAGCAGGCCGCGGGCGGGACGGTCAGCGAACCGCTTTTCAGCGCCGCCGTGGTCGTCGGCGTGAGCGCCGTCGCGCACGTCCTCATCGGCCTCAACGACGTGCGCCGGATTCGGACCCGTGAACTCTCGGAGCAGTACAAACGCTCCGCGGTCATCAACCGACTCGTCCGCCACAACCTCCGACACACCGCGCAGTTGCTCCTCGGCTGGGGCGACCGACTCGCCACCGACGGCGGCGACGACGAGACCGTCCGCATCGGCCAGCGACTGAAAGCGACCGGCGACGACCTCGGAACGATGAGCGACCAAGTGAAGACCGTCACCCAACTCGTCGACAACGACCACGGAGGCGAGACGGTCGACCTGCGCGAACTCCTCGACCCGCTCGTCGACGACCGCTCGGCGGCCAACCCGGAGGCGACCATCACCGTCCGCGGCGACGGTTCCGCGGCGGTCGTCGGCGGGAAGAAGCTGCAAATCGCGTTCCGCGAAATCGTCGACAACGCCCTCGAACACGCCGGGAGCGCCCCGACGGTCGAAATCGCGTACGAGCGCGTCGGAAGCGAGGTCGTCGTGCGAATCGCGGACGACGGCCCCGGCATCCCCGACCACCAGCGCGAACTCATCGAGCAGAACGTCGAAGAGAGCGACCTCGCCCACGGCAACGGCCTCGGCCTCTGGCTCTCGAAATGGATTGTGGAGGCCTACGGCGGCGAACTCCACCTTCCCCCGACCGACGACGGCGAGGGCGCGGTCGTCGAGTTCCACCTCGACGCGGCCTGA
- a CDS encoding VOC family protein, giving the protein MKFTRVALAATDPISLCEFYVETLGFAAVPGSQRSATAGETTLWFELGDTDPGHLAFTVAAAVDSVVAWLDDRAGVDVLDTDEGPSVRFDFLGCDSVYFEDPEGNVIEYVCYDGDATGEFDPATDLRGATEVGMAVPDVASFVASLTEALGIEPLESFEGGDLVFVGDRDARFVVSPVGRPWYPTDSEATVGPVSAQCDADGVFDPEGLPYRVNAE; this is encoded by the coding sequence ATGAAGTTCACCCGCGTCGCCCTCGCCGCGACAGACCCCATCTCGCTGTGTGAGTTCTACGTCGAGACGCTCGGCTTCGCGGCCGTTCCCGGGTCGCAGCGCTCTGCGACCGCCGGGGAGACGACCCTGTGGTTCGAACTCGGAGACACCGACCCCGGCCACCTCGCGTTCACCGTCGCCGCCGCGGTCGACTCCGTGGTCGCGTGGCTGGACGACCGAGCGGGCGTGGACGTGCTCGACACCGACGAGGGGCCGAGCGTCCGGTTCGACTTCCTCGGCTGCGACTCCGTCTACTTCGAGGACCCCGAAGGCAACGTCATCGAGTACGTCTGCTACGACGGCGACGCCACCGGGGAATTCGACCCGGCGACCGACCTCCGCGGCGCGACCGAGGTCGGGATGGCCGTCCCCGACGTGGCGTCGTTCGTGGCCTCGCTGACCGAGGCGCTCGGCATCGAGCCGCTGGAGTCGTTCGAGGGCGGCGACCTCGTGTTCGTCGGCGACCGAGACGCCCGATTCGTCGTCTCGCCGGTCGGCCGCCCGTGGTATCCGACCGACAGCGAGGCGACCGTCGGTCCGGTGTCGGCGCAGTGCGACGCCGACGGCGTTTTCGACCCCGAGGGGCTCCCCTACCGCGTCAACGCCGAGTGA